In the genome of Vicia villosa cultivar HV-30 ecotype Madison, WI linkage group LG7, Vvil1.0, whole genome shotgun sequence, one region contains:
- the LOC131621057 gene encoding glycine-rich protein DOT1-like isoform X2 — MNIKPIIFLFFLSALLLIASDASEPSKDEKQATVEASKTIGGSHGGHGGGHGGGHGGGHDKTEESKTKVGVDVWGPPSGGGPGGHGSPGGGPGVGRRVPGGPGGGSGSSGGKGAGGSKGGGGGGTGAGGSKGGGGH, encoded by the exons ATGAATATCAAGCCCATTATCTTCTTGTTCTTCCTCTCCGCACTACTTCTTATCGCTTCTGATGCAAGTGAACCGTCAAAAGATGAAAAACAAG CTACAGTAGAAGCATCCAAAACAATAGGTGGATCACATGGTGGACATGGCGGTGGACATGGAGGTGGGCATGGCGGTGGACATG ATAAAACAGAAGAATCCAAAACAAAAGTTGGGGTAGATGTCTGGGGACCCCCTAGCGGCGGTGGACCCGGCGGTCATGGAAGTCCTGGCGGTGGACCTGGTGTTGGACGCAGAGTACCTGGAGGTCCTGGTGGAGGTTCCGGCAGTTCCGGTGGTAAAGGAGCAGGAGGATCAAAAGGTGGTGGAGGAGGTGGGACAGGAGCAGGAGGATCAAAAGGTGGTGGAGGACACTAA
- the LOC131621057 gene encoding glycine-rich protein DOT1-like isoform X1: MNIKPIIFLFFLSALLLIASDASEPSKDEKQATVEASKTIGGSHGGHGGGHGGGHGGGHGGDKTEESKTKVGVDVWGPPSGGGPGGHGSPGGGPGVGRRVPGGPGGGSGSSGGKGAGGSKGGGGGGTGAGGSKGGGGH; encoded by the exons ATGAATATCAAGCCCATTATCTTCTTGTTCTTCCTCTCCGCACTACTTCTTATCGCTTCTGATGCAAGTGAACCGTCAAAAGATGAAAAACAAG CTACAGTAGAAGCATCCAAAACAATAGGTGGATCACATGGTGGACATGGCGGTGGACATGGAGGTGGGCATGGCGGTGGACATGGTGGAG ATAAAACAGAAGAATCCAAAACAAAAGTTGGGGTAGATGTCTGGGGACCCCCTAGCGGCGGTGGACCCGGCGGTCATGGAAGTCCTGGCGGTGGACCTGGTGTTGGACGCAGAGTACCTGGAGGTCCTGGTGGAGGTTCCGGCAGTTCCGGTGGTAAAGGAGCAGGAGGATCAAAAGGTGGTGGAGGAGGTGGGACAGGAGCAGGAGGATCAAAAGGTGGTGGAGGACACTAA
- the LOC131621055 gene encoding uncharacterized protein LOC131621055, translated as MANNVTATREATRRTHTYSFHREGLIQLGQLGGLITGHNKTVFTENYGNILTLLDSHVDEWGLSTLLQFYDPDLRCFTFSGYQLAPTLEEYSHFLNIKIQHKVPFVCVPEKPDLDHIANALYLSIGDVHGNWKKNGSTQGFYMSFLVEKAQELANKKMWEAFNALLAVLIYGIVMFPNIHKFVDLAAICLFVEKNPVPTLLADTYYSVHSRYGKGGAIRNCLPLLYTWFKSHLPTSGPFVTSTQKWHQRIMGLTGNDIVWCPTGMDVEKVITSCGTFDNVPLIGTKGVINYNPKLALRQLGFALENKPLDKEIFESVCFEKGTNPKGLEKVVSAWNDIHTNDQISLGEKNAVAKQAYTDWVENRVKDRLLPFPKVNPLYKQPSKVPIATMPAENCVPVNMESTQLHEKKSDVQPKHCLVDQKRVELTHEAKMLKGGSSRVQKRARTEKGERDTTVIVEDHQKILKRAMKEAEEKLKQEYREDLKAYKLKIERDARVEVKNLKKKLEEETTKRMAIETQLKGSHLRNTRLTEENAKLRDRMMEDISEKDYLPECKGCDELRECCKKLDGHLFRKDEVIQSLLKGRDREATKKLFDETKKWSDEHFRQGGPLFYIQMD; from the coding sequence atggctaacaacgtgaccgctacCAGAGAAGCTACAAGGCGTACTCACACTTACAGTTTCCATCGCGAAGGCTTGATTCAGTTGGGGCAATTGGGTGGATTGATCACTGGTCATAATAAAACTGTGTTCACTGAGAATTATGGAAACATCTTGACTCTTTTGGACTCACACGTCGACGAATGGGgtttatctactcttctccagttctatgatcctgacttgcgttgtttcaccttctcaggctatcagttggctcccactctcgaggagtactctcactttctcaatatcaagattcaacacaaggTTCCTTTCGTTTGCGTCCCAGAGAAACCTGATTTGGACCACATTGCcaatgctctttatttgagcataggaGATGTTCATGGAAATTGGAAAAAGAATGGTAGCACTCAGGGTTTCTATATGAGTTTCTTGGTTGAGAAGGCCCAAGAGTTGGCTAACAAAAAGATGTGGGAGGCCTTCAACGCCCTTCTGGCCGTTTTGATTTATGGGATCGTAATGTTCcctaacattcacaagttcgttgatctGGCTGCTATATGTCTTTTTGTGGAGAAGAATCCGGTCCCTACTTTGCTAGCCGATACGTACTATTCTGTTCACTCTCGATATGGGAAAGGAGGAGCCATAAGAAATTGTTTGCCGCTGTTATACACCTGGTTTAAGTCTCACCTGCCTACAAGTGGTCCTTTCGTTACTTCTACTCAGAAATGGcatcaaaggatcatggggcttactggAAATGACATTGTCTGGTGTCCTACTGGGATGGACGTAGAGAAAGTTATAACTAGCTGTGGTACTTTTGACAATGTTCCCCTCATAGGAACAAAAGGTGTTATCAATTACAATCCTAAGCTAGCGCTGCGTCAATTGGGTTTTGCACTTGAAAACAAGCCTTTAGACAAAGAAATATTTGAATCCGTTTGCTTTGAAAAGGGAACCAATCCAAAGGGGCTAGAAAAAGTGGTGAGTGCCTGGAATGACATCCATACAAATGATCAGATTTCTCTTGGTGAAAAGAATGCCGTTGCCAAACAAGCCTACACAGATTGGGTTGAAAATAGAGTTAAAGATcgcctgttgcctttcccgaaggttaacccATTGTACAAGCAACCATCTAAGGTTCCAATTGCCACTATGCCTGCTGAGAATTGCGTCCCAGTAAATATGGAAAGCACCCAATTGCACGAAAAGAAGTCGGATGTGCAACCGAAACATTGTCTTGTGGACCAGAAAAGAGTTGAGTTGACACACGAAGCCAAAATGCTGAagggaggatcttccagagttcaaaagagggctagaacGGAAAAAGGTGAAAGAGATACTACTGTTATTGTCGAGGATCACCAGAAGATCCTAAAAAGGGCCATGAAAGAAGCAGAAGAGAAACTCAAGCAAGAGTACCGAGAAGACTTGAAAGCTTATAAGCTCAAGATAGAAAGGGATGCTAGAGTTGAAgtgaagaatctgaaaaagaaactggaagaagagaccactaAAAGAATGGCAATTGAGACtcaactgaaaggaagtcaccttcgtaatactcgactaacagaagaaaatGCCAAGCTCAGAGATCGAATGATGGAAGACATATCTGAGaaggattatctcccagaatgcaaaggatgtgacgaactcagggagtgctgcaagaagctggatgggcatttgtttcgcaaagatgaggtgatccaaagccttcttaaaggaagagatcgagaagcaaccaagaagctgtttgatgaaactaagaagtggagcgatgagcacttcagacaaggaggacctctgttttatattcagatggattga
- the LOC131621056 gene encoding abscisic acid and environmental stress-inducible protein-like, protein MAMKNALILVLGLLAMVLLISSEVSARDLAETSSHTKKETVEKTIQGRGGYNGGSYNDRYSGNGGYASNGGRYGGYPSNGDGYNGGYVGGYPGNNGGSYNGGSYNDGYSGNNGGYNGGIGGGYPRNIGGYNDNRGGYGGEDVDGQTIDKTRN, encoded by the exons ATGGCTATGAAAAATGCATTAATTCTCGTCCTAGGACTCTTGGCTATGGTTCTTCTAATCTCCTCAGAGGTGTCAGCAAGAGACTTAGCTGAGACTTCCTCTCATACTAAAAAGG AAACTGTTGAAAAAACCATACAAGGTCGTGGAGGCTACAACGGTGGTAGTTACAATGATCGTTATTCTGGTAATGGTGGTTATGCGAGTAATGGAGGCAGGTATGGTGGTTATCCGAGTAATGGAGACGGGTATAATGGTGGATATGTTGGAGGTTATCCGGGTAATAATGGTGGCAGTTATAATGGTGGCAGTTATAATGACGGTTATTCAGGTAACAATGGTGGTTATAATGGTGGTATTGGCGGTGGTTACCCACGTAATATTGGTGGTTACAATGATAATCGTGGTGGTTATGGTGGTGAGGATGTTGATGGACAAACTATAGACAAGACACGCAACTGA